The proteins below come from a single Roseiflexus sp. RS-1 genomic window:
- a CDS encoding 5-(carboxyamino)imidazole ribonucleotide synthase, which translates to MIGILGGGQLGRMLALAGYPLGLRFRFFDPSADAPVRYLAEQVVAPYDDHLALDQFSHGLTVATYEFENVPVTTARALERRIPVFPPPQALEAAQDRLQEKRFFASLNIPTTPFAPVDDRESLEAAVVHIGLPAVLKTRRLGYDGKGQVILHTHTDVDPAWHALGGQPLILEKFIAFDRELSVLAVRGQDGGIACYPLVENVHRNGILHRSIAPAPGLAAETQMLAETYARRVLEALDYIGVLAIELFEIDETNARATGARLLANEMAPRVHNSGHWTIEGAVTSQFENHVRAIVGLPTGATSARGYAAMVNLIDSLPDITMLLALPDTHVHLYDKAPRPGRKLGHVTICAGDVTQLADRLAVVERYVLAC; encoded by the coding sequence ATGATTGGCATTCTGGGCGGCGGGCAGTTGGGGCGTATGCTGGCACTTGCTGGCTATCCGCTCGGTCTGCGCTTCCGCTTCTTCGATCCTTCCGCCGATGCGCCGGTTCGCTACCTGGCGGAACAGGTTGTCGCCCCCTATGATGACCATCTGGCGCTGGATCAGTTCAGCCATGGGTTAACGGTGGCGACGTATGAGTTCGAGAATGTGCCGGTAACAACGGCACGCGCACTTGAGCGGCGCATACCGGTGTTTCCGCCGCCGCAGGCGCTTGAGGCAGCGCAGGATCGTCTCCAGGAAAAACGCTTCTTCGCAAGCCTGAACATTCCAACCACGCCTTTCGCGCCGGTGGATGATCGCGAGTCGCTTGAGGCAGCCGTTGTGCATATCGGACTCCCTGCCGTTCTGAAGACGCGACGCCTGGGGTATGACGGAAAAGGTCAGGTGATTCTCCATACCCACACCGACGTTGATCCCGCCTGGCACGCACTCGGCGGGCAACCGTTGATCCTCGAAAAGTTCATCGCGTTCGACCGCGAACTATCGGTGCTGGCGGTACGCGGACAGGACGGCGGCATCGCGTGCTATCCGCTGGTCGAAAATGTTCACCGGAACGGCATCCTGCACCGCTCGATCGCGCCAGCGCCCGGACTTGCAGCCGAAACGCAGATGCTGGCAGAGACGTATGCGCGCCGTGTTCTCGAAGCCCTCGATTATATCGGCGTGCTGGCGATTGAACTGTTTGAAATCGACGAAACGAACGCGCGCGCAACAGGCGCTCGCCTGCTGGCAAACGAAATGGCGCCGCGCGTGCACAACTCCGGTCACTGGACGATTGAGGGAGCAGTCACAAGTCAGTTCGAGAACCATGTGCGGGCAATCGTCGGTCTGCCAACTGGCGCCACCTCAGCGCGAGGGTATGCGGCGATGGTCAATCTGATCGACAGTCTGCCCGATATAACCATGCTGCTGGCGCTGCCGGACACGCACGTGCATCTCTACGACAAAGCGCCGCGACCGGGTCGCAAACTGGGGCATGTGACCATCTGCGCCGGGGATGTGACACAACTGGCAGATCGATTGGCGGTTGTGGAACGGTATGTTCTGGCATGTTGA
- the purE gene encoding 5-(carboxyamino)imidazole ribonucleotide mutase, translating to MQPLVGIIMGSQSDWETMRHAAQTLEELHVPFETRIVSAHRTPDLLFEYAAGAEERGIEVIIAGAGGAAHLPGMTAAKTVLPVLGVPVESHALHGLDSLLSIVQMPAGVPVGTLAIGRAGAINAALLATAILGNRYPHIRDALRQFREQQTRRVLQYPDPREQHQ from the coding sequence ATGCAACCGCTGGTCGGCATCATTATGGGATCACAATCGGATTGGGAAACGATGCGTCATGCAGCGCAAACGCTGGAAGAGTTGCACGTCCCTTTCGAGACGCGCATCGTCTCGGCGCACCGCACGCCCGATCTGCTCTTCGAGTATGCTGCAGGCGCCGAAGAACGCGGCATCGAGGTCATTATTGCGGGCGCTGGCGGCGCAGCGCACCTCCCCGGCATGACCGCCGCCAAAACGGTTCTGCCTGTGCTCGGCGTGCCGGTCGAGTCGCATGCCCTTCACGGGCTGGACTCGCTCCTTTCGATTGTTCAGATGCCGGCAGGCGTGCCGGTCGGGACACTGGCGATCGGACGGGCGGGGGCGATCAATGCTGCGCTCCTCGCTACGGCAATCCTTGGCAACCGATACCCGCATATCCGCGATGCGCTGCGACAGTTCCGCGAGCAGCAGACCCGTCGCGTGCTTCAATACCCTGATCCACGTGAGCAGCACCAATGA
- a CDS encoding gamma-glutamyl-gamma-aminobutyrate hydrolase family protein, translated as MTQQKRPTIGVVGALFERKGAAPISGIGRTYLEAIEAGGGIPLLIHLTDDQAVLDTHYRHCDGLLFCGGGDIAPKHYGHPPHPLLGPVEELRDEVELTLARRAVADHKPVLAICRGIQLINVALGGTLYQDISDELPGTLDHRASSKSGDRAYLAHTLELDSASWLAEQLGTTTIAVNTLHHQALRDVAPGLRVVGCAPDGIIEAVEGTGDTFIVGVQCHPEELWRSAETRWARLFTGFIAHVAA; from the coding sequence ATGACTCAACAGAAACGCCCAACCATCGGCGTTGTCGGCGCCCTGTTCGAGCGGAAGGGTGCCGCGCCGATCAGCGGCATCGGACGAACGTACCTGGAGGCAATTGAAGCCGGCGGCGGCATTCCGCTCCTGATCCACCTGACCGATGATCAGGCAGTGCTCGACACGCATTACCGACACTGCGACGGTTTGCTGTTTTGCGGCGGCGGCGACATCGCCCCAAAACACTACGGACATCCGCCACATCCGCTCCTTGGTCCGGTGGAGGAACTGCGCGACGAAGTTGAACTTACGCTGGCGCGGCGGGCTGTCGCTGATCACAAACCGGTGCTTGCGATCTGTCGCGGCATCCAGTTGATCAATGTCGCGCTCGGCGGTACACTCTACCAGGATATCAGCGATGAACTGCCGGGAACACTCGACCATCGCGCGTCGTCGAAGAGCGGCGACCGGGCGTACCTGGCGCATACGCTGGAACTTGACAGCGCTTCGTGGCTGGCGGAACAATTGGGAACAACCACGATTGCGGTCAATACGCTGCACCACCAGGCGTTGCGTGATGTCGCGCCAGGTTTGCGCGTGGTCGGATGCGCGCCCGATGGGATCATCGAAGCCGTCGAGGGCACAGGCGACACATTCATCGTTGGCGTCCAGTGCCATCCCGAAGAATTGTGGCGATCCGCCGAAACGCGCTGGGCGCGACTGTTCACCGGCTTCATCGCTCACGTTGCAGCGTAG
- a CDS encoding FHA domain-containing protein: MPPHLASVRGPLIGRTFALGDQPLTIGRAADNAVVIASPRASRHHAHIRREGAAFVIYDLGSANGTLVNGQRVQRAVLQPGDLIDIGDEVFRFEAGHQQDATLLSAPQAQPPAYPSQPPTAPAYPPQTPPPAYSPPPAPAAYPPQAQQPAYSPPQAPPAYPPQAQPPAYPPQPQAQPQMRPPAPPYPPQSAAPSYPQQTPAQGYPGYGPPAGHPSMYAPPPPRTKSSGRSCLLVIIILLALVCVAGVAGAFVFRDRLRDIPGVSDLPGIGGNPSGIAPPPVHTGSATVGSGQAAAISMPNGPMIEVPHGAVPPNPDGTPGTLTFSVAPAPDQPVSLPDEMALSGSLYQFEPEGVTFAVPVRITLPIPAGTDPARVMGLVTRDAQSGEWVTIAGTVDAAARTVSAEVTHFSPYGVYSYTGSDPGAWQRKNGGWFVLEHPGVRGDSPYPMCRQQPRSLYLNVCIQSATLADPGLAYLLPPDNLLAIGQRYGSDRPFDPLKVWLPAGTYRVVHYIFMSEINNDPLYVPCRGWWVKPPQVINLQAGQTITFERFAPEDGVYMDSFDPGTCTGTPASPPGVTQPPHQPPADTGLCLAKMNGEWNARLTLRSTNDPDSQDEIGDVEEAIFAFQINGTEALVQLVDPGGERSDFARGTCSVQNGRYVIDLSQTDANAAMVFTLQFSGDDRMTGDLKVSEGDMYLIADAELTRRAGSGQSPPSDQPSTFTDSCPAMTGNWDMTMNLVSSTNPNVPTGGTRQGVLSLRVENEKVYAQWTEGGRRSQTAGGTCTAQGDKRYQIVLQEQMPELHPPQVQPPPSDPNQAPQVPLEELLFPITFDVQFENQNRMSGNLTVLAYNHKYASSIVMSRR; this comes from the coding sequence ATGCCTCCACACCTTGCCAGCGTTCGCGGCCCCCTGATCGGACGCACTTTCGCTCTGGGAGACCAGCCGCTCACCATCGGGCGTGCAGCAGATAATGCCGTGGTGATCGCCAGTCCGCGCGCCTCGCGCCACCACGCCCATATTCGACGTGAAGGCGCGGCTTTCGTCATCTACGACCTGGGCAGCGCCAACGGCACGCTCGTCAACGGGCAGCGGGTGCAACGCGCCGTTCTGCAGCCCGGCGACCTGATCGATATCGGTGATGAAGTCTTTCGCTTCGAGGCGGGACACCAGCAAGACGCCACCCTGCTGAGTGCGCCGCAGGCGCAGCCGCCCGCCTACCCGTCACAACCGCCGACGGCGCCTGCCTACCCGCCGCAGACGCCCCCCCCTGCCTACTCGCCGCCGCCAGCGCCTGCCGCCTACCCGCCGCAGGCGCAGCAGCCCGCCTACTCGCCGCCGCAGGCGCCGCCTGCCTACCCGCCGCAGGCGCAGCCCCCCGCCTACCCGCCACAACCGCAGGCGCAGCCGCAGATGCGTCCTCCGGCGCCGCCCTATCCGCCCCAGAGCGCAGCGCCATCATATCCCCAGCAGACCCCGGCGCAGGGGTATCCAGGGTACGGTCCGCCCGCCGGTCACCCCTCCATGTATGCGCCGCCGCCGCCCCGGACGAAAAGCAGCGGACGGTCCTGCCTGCTGGTGATCATCATCCTGCTAGCGCTGGTCTGTGTGGCAGGCGTGGCAGGCGCCTTCGTCTTCCGCGATCGCCTGCGCGACATTCCGGGGGTCAGCGATCTGCCGGGCATCGGCGGCAATCCGTCGGGCATCGCTCCTCCGCCGGTGCATACCGGCAGCGCAACCGTCGGCAGCGGTCAGGCCGCCGCGATCTCGATGCCCAACGGACCGATGATCGAAGTGCCGCACGGCGCCGTGCCGCCCAACCCCGACGGCACGCCTGGCACGCTCACCTTCTCGGTCGCCCCCGCACCGGATCAACCGGTCAGTCTACCCGATGAGATGGCGCTCAGCGGATCGCTCTATCAGTTCGAGCCGGAAGGGGTGACCTTCGCCGTGCCGGTGCGCATCACGCTCCCGATCCCCGCCGGAACCGACCCGGCGCGGGTGATGGGGCTGGTCACGCGCGACGCCCAGAGCGGCGAATGGGTCACGATTGCGGGCACAGTTGACGCTGCTGCGCGTACCGTGAGCGCGGAAGTGACCCACTTCTCGCCCTACGGCGTGTACAGTTACACCGGCAGCGATCCGGGCGCCTGGCAGCGCAAAAATGGCGGCTGGTTCGTCCTCGAACATCCTGGAGTTCGGGGCGACAGTCCCTATCCGATGTGTAGACAACAGCCGCGCTCGCTGTACCTCAACGTCTGCATCCAGAGCGCGACATTGGCCGACCCAGGACTCGCCTATCTGCTGCCGCCCGATAATCTCCTTGCGATTGGACAGCGTTATGGTAGCGACCGACCGTTCGACCCGCTGAAAGTCTGGCTGCCTGCCGGAACCTACCGGGTAGTCCACTACATCTTTATGAGCGAGATCAACAACGACCCGCTCTATGTGCCGTGCCGGGGATGGTGGGTGAAACCGCCGCAGGTCATCAACCTTCAAGCGGGGCAAACCATCACGTTTGAGCGCTTCGCACCCGAAGATGGCGTGTATATGGACTCGTTCGACCCAGGCACGTGCACCGGCACGCCTGCGTCGCCGCCGGGAGTAACCCAGCCGCCGCATCAACCACCGGCTGACACCGGTCTCTGCCTGGCGAAAATGAACGGCGAGTGGAATGCCCGCCTGACGCTGCGCTCTACCAACGATCCAGATTCCCAGGATGAGATCGGCGATGTAGAAGAGGCAATTTTCGCGTTTCAGATCAACGGCACGGAAGCGCTGGTTCAACTCGTCGACCCAGGCGGGGAACGGAGCGATTTTGCCCGCGGTACATGCAGTGTGCAGAATGGACGCTACGTGATTGACCTGTCACAAACAGACGCGAATGCAGCCATGGTGTTCACGCTTCAATTCAGCGGCGACGACCGGATGACCGGCGATCTCAAGGTTTCTGAGGGTGATATGTACCTGATTGCCGACGCTGAATTGACCCGTCGGGCGGGATCGGGTCAGTCGCCTCCCAGTGATCAGCCTTCGACCTTCACCGACAGTTGCCCGGCGATGACCGGCAATTGGGACATGACGATGAACCTCGTTTCATCGACCAATCCCAACGTTCCGACCGGCGGGACCAGACAGGGGGTGCTGAGTCTGCGCGTTGAGAATGAGAAAGTGTATGCACAATGGACGGAGGGCGGTCGGCGAAGCCAGACTGCCGGGGGCACATGCACGGCGCAGGGCGATAAGCGTTACCAGATTGTTCTGCAGGAACAGATGCCCGAACTGCACCCGCCGCAGGTGCAGCCGCCACCCTCCGATCCAAACCAGGCGCCTCAGGTGCCGCTCGAAGAATTACTTTTCCCAATCACGTTCGATGTTCAGTTCGAGAACCAGAACCGTATGAGCGGCAATCTCACCGTCCTGGCGTACAACCACAAGTACGCGAGCAGTATCGTCATGTCGCGGCGTTAG
- the mgtE gene encoding magnesium transporter, giving the protein MRPSPIAVHPETDQEEVARMVARYDLAALPVVDDAGRMLGVVTVDDVMDVLVEEGAEDVLKFGAVAQGQADETYFTTPITASVRRRIVWLLFLFVAGSITANVLRLFEAELEQVVALSFFIPLLIGTGGNTGAQTVSTLIRAMALNEVRLRDVWRVLARELLVGVILGFLLAIIAFGRAFLEVPMASLAITVALSVMAICIWANIIGAMVPMAARRFGIDPALISAPLITTLVDASGLAIYLLIAKALLGL; this is encoded by the coding sequence ATGCGCCCATCACCCATTGCGGTTCATCCTGAAACCGATCAGGAAGAGGTGGCGCGCATGGTGGCGCGCTACGATCTGGCAGCGTTGCCGGTCGTCGATGATGCGGGGCGCATGCTCGGCGTCGTTACCGTTGATGATGTGATGGACGTGCTGGTCGAAGAAGGCGCGGAAGATGTGTTGAAGTTCGGCGCTGTGGCGCAGGGACAGGCGGACGAAACCTACTTCACGACACCGATCACGGCGTCGGTGCGCCGGCGTATCGTGTGGTTGCTGTTCCTGTTCGTCGCCGGATCGATCACGGCAAATGTGCTGCGGCTCTTCGAGGCGGAGCTGGAACAGGTCGTTGCGCTGTCGTTCTTCATTCCGCTGCTGATCGGCACCGGCGGCAATACCGGTGCGCAAACCGTTTCGACCCTGATTCGCGCTATGGCGCTCAATGAAGTCCGTCTACGCGATGTATGGCGCGTGCTGGCGCGTGAATTGCTGGTGGGCGTCATTCTGGGCTTTCTGCTGGCGATTATCGCATTCGGGCGCGCGTTCCTGGAAGTGCCGATGGCGTCGCTGGCGATCACGGTGGCGCTATCGGTGATGGCGATCTGCATCTGGGCGAATATTATTGGTGCGATGGTGCCGATGGCAGCGCGACGCTTCGGCATCGACCCTGCGCTGATCTCTGCACCCCTCATTACCACCCTGGTGGATGCCAGCGGATTGGCGATTTATCTCCTGATCGCCAAAGCGCTGCTCGGTTTGTAG
- a CDS encoding magnesium transporter MgtE N-terminal domain-containing protein, which yields MTAPLDLDLLESQVRAALEADDIAALRDLVARIYPPDLADIIERLDDEDQQRVFSLLERQQAADVLDEASIDTARELIGQMPVEQAADILEELDSDDAAAILTEDVPERQHELLAAMAPEEAADVRELLRYPPQSAGRLLNDQFVALRESDTVADAMARLRSIVHDAAVIVYLYVLDVRDRLIGTVSLRRLLVEKPDRPVI from the coding sequence ATGACCGCCCCCCTCGATCTGGATCTGCTCGAATCACAGGTGCGCGCCGCCCTGGAAGCCGACGACATCGCAGCCCTCCGCGATCTGGTGGCGCGCATCTACCCTCCCGATCTGGCGGACATTATCGAACGGCTCGACGATGAGGATCAGCAGCGCGTTTTCAGCCTGCTCGAACGACAACAGGCGGCTGATGTCCTCGATGAAGCCAGCATCGACACCGCCCGCGAGTTGATCGGTCAGATGCCGGTCGAACAGGCTGCCGATATTCTGGAAGAACTCGATAGCGACGATGCCGCCGCCATTCTCACCGAAGACGTTCCAGAGCGTCAGCACGAATTGCTGGCGGCAATGGCGCCAGAGGAGGCCGCCGATGTTCGTGAACTGCTGCGCTATCCGCCGCAGAGCGCCGGTCGTCTCCTGAACGATCAGTTCGTCGCACTGCGCGAAAGCGATACGGTTGCCGACGCGATGGCGCGCCTGCGGAGCATTGTTCACGACGCAGCGGTTATTGTCTATCTATATGTGCTCGATGTGCGTGATCGATTGATCGGCACAGTCAGCCTGCGGCGTCTGCTGGTAGAGAAACCGGATCGACCGGTCATTTAA
- a CDS encoding alpha/beta fold hydrolase — translation MTALTLRAIPATRRASALYCATGGSGFPLLFIHGFGACGDVFQPLASKLASRYQTIVPDLRGHGRSRRLPLADSIERLAADVCDLLDLLGVSRTVIIGHAGGTAVAAHLAADQPTRVSGLVLISPPEILPCGRRSLGARLRDGLSAAFSRSTSAGDHDAQACQRLLQHTDYRTQLRSITAPTLIIAGDRDPAPILRQAHEIAQTIGHGTPAIVSGGGVSLLHTHADALIDVLTPWLDQQECAA, via the coding sequence ATGACTGCGCTCACTCTGCGCGCCATTCCTGCAACCAGGCGCGCATCCGCGCTCTACTGCGCAACCGGCGGCAGCGGGTTTCCGCTACTGTTCATCCATGGCTTTGGCGCCTGTGGTGATGTGTTTCAACCGCTCGCCAGCAAACTTGCCAGCCGGTATCAGACCATCGTGCCAGACCTGCGCGGGCATGGTCGGAGTCGTCGATTGCCGCTCGCCGATAGCATCGAGCGTCTGGCAGCTGATGTGTGCGATCTGCTCGATCTGCTCGGCGTGTCGCGCACCGTCATTATCGGTCATGCAGGCGGAACGGCGGTTGCCGCCCACCTCGCCGCCGACCAGCCGACGCGCGTGTCCGGGCTGGTGCTGATCTCGCCACCTGAGATCCTGCCGTGTGGACGGCGGTCTCTCGGCGCGCGCCTGCGCGATGGGTTGAGCGCAGCGTTCAGCCGCTCAACCAGTGCTGGCGACCACGACGCACAGGCATGCCAGCGTCTGCTCCAGCATACCGATTACCGCACGCAACTGCGCTCGATAACCGCGCCAACGCTCATCATCGCCGGGGATCGCGACCCCGCCCCGATCCTGCGTCAGGCGCACGAGATAGCGCAGACCATTGGACATGGCACACCGGCGATCGTCAGTGGAGGAGGCGTCAGCCTGCTGCACACCCACGCAGACGCACTGATCGACGTGCTGACGCCATGGCTCGATCAGCAGGAGTGCGCCGCATGA